The following proteins are co-located in the Triticum aestivum cultivar Chinese Spring chromosome 1A, IWGSC CS RefSeq v2.1, whole genome shotgun sequence genome:
- the LOC123056239 gene encoding PHD finger protein ALFIN-LIKE 5, with the protein MDAGTGAGAGAPYASRTAEEVFRDFRGRRAGMIKALTQEVDKFYQLCDPEKENLCLYGYPNETWEVTLPAEEVPPEIPEPALGINFARDGMNEKDWLALVAVHSDSWLLAVSFYFAARFGFDKEARRRLFNMINNLPTIFEVVTGAAKKQIKEKAPNSTHKSNNKPSMKTYSKPESQSKAPKIAAPPKDEDESGEDYGEEEEEERDNTLCGTCGTNDGKDEFWICCDNCERWYHGKCVKITPARAEHIKHYKCPDCSNKRARA; encoded by the exons ATGGACGCCGGCACCGGCGCCGGCGCTGGCGCGCCCTACGCCTCCCGCACGGCGGAGGAGGTCTTCCGCGACTTCCGCGGCCGCCGCGCCGGCATGATCAAGGCCCTCACCCAAG AAGTGGACAAGTTCTACCAGCTCTGCGACCCCG AAAAGGAGAACTTGTGCCTTTATGGGTACCCTAATGAAACATGGGAAGTGACGTTGCCAGCTGAGGAAGTCCCCCCAGAGATTCCTGAACCAGCACTTGGAATCAACTTTGCTAGGGATGGCATGAACGAGAAGGATTGGTTGGCACTAGTTGCTGTTCACAGTGATTCCTGGTTGTTGGCTGTTTCATTCTACTTCGCGGCACGGTTTGGATTTGACAAAGAGGCAAG GAGGCGACTCTTCAACATGATAAATAACCTGCCTACAATATTTGAAGTCGTGACCGGGGCTGcaaagaagcagatcaaggagaaGGCCCCCAACAGTACGCACAAGAGCAATAATAAGCCAAGCATGAAAACT TATTCAAAGCCTGAGTCCCAGTCAAAGGCCCCAAAGATAGCAGCACCCCCAAAGGATGAAGACGAGAGCGGCGAGGACtatggagaagaagaggaggaagagcgcGACAACACCTTGTGTGGTACCTGTGGAACAAACGACGGCAAGGACGAGTTCTGGATCTGCTGCGACAACTGCGAGCGGTGGTATCATGGGAAATGCGTCAAGATCACGCCTGCTCGAGCCGAGCACATCAAGCACTACAAGTGCCCAGACTGCAGCAACAAGAGGGCGAGGGCGTAA
- the LOC123056255 gene encoding protein root UVB sensitive 6 has translation MAPAMGLKRPAAAAATATQTITLPPQGVAVRDAVRGALRDAELPPRAPATPAPAPAAAVDGVLCFEEVEGRRWSYVVEGAASSAGKTGRVSARARGGSAAPVGATFRAVPLQSPLPPAEEIMSFIRSYVVPEGFPDSVAPSYVPYMTWRALKHFFGGAMSVFTTRALLNSVGVSQSRATSGAVAINWILKDGAGRVGKMLFARQGKKFDYDLKQLRFSGDLMMELGAGIELATAAFPQLFLPLACMANVVKNVAAVTSTSTRTPIYKAYAKGENIGDVTAKGESVGNIADLLGTGMSILMSKRNPSLVASFAVLSCGYLLSSYQEVRSVVLNTLNTARFTVAVDSFIKTGHVPSLKEGNLEETIFNPPWRHQPVAIGSRFGEAFQEPASFVATRPLFEDERYIVTYNPAKDKVYALLKDQAKQDDILKAAFHAHVLLHFINASHANLKARKRMNSDQGSYHYVNPNPLNMDFLAHIEESCKIVTSSYGVFKRKAREQGWIMSDSLLNPGRARLCGVAPVI, from the exons ATGGCTCCGGCGATGGGGCTcaagcggccggcggcggcggcggcgacggccacGCAGACCATCACGCTGCCCCCGCAGGGGGTCGCCGTGAGGGACGCGGTGCGCGGCGCCCTCAGGGACGCCGAGCTGCCCCCGAGGGCGCCGGCGACGCcggcgccggcccccgcggccGCCGTGGACGGGGTCCTGTGCTTCGAGGAGGTGGAAGGCAGGCGGTGGAGCTACGTCGTCGAGGGCGCCGCGTCCTCCGCCGGGAAGACGGGGAGGGTCAGCGCCAGGGCCAGGGGCGGCTCCGCTGCGCCGGTGGGGGCCACCTTCAGGGCCGTGCCGCTCCAGTCCCCGCTGCCGCCCGCCGAG GAAATTATGTCCTTCATAAGGTCATATGTTGTGCCTGAAGGTTTTCCAGACAGCGTGGCTCCTTCATATGTTCCATACATGACATGGAGGGCACTGAAG CATTTCTTTGGCGGCGCAATGAGTGTATTTACAACAAGAGCCTTGTTAAACTCCGTAGGAGTCTCACAAAGCAGGGCTACGTCTGGTGCTGTGGCTATTAACTGGATACTCAAG GATGGTGCTGGGCGTGTCGGAAAAATGCTTTTTGCGCGTCAAGGGAAGAAATTCGATTATGACCTAAAGCAG CTCCGCTTTTCTGGGGATCTCATGATGGAACTAGGAGCTGGGATAGAGTTAGCTACTGCTGCGTTCCCTCAACTTTTCCTACCGTTGGCTTGCATGGCAAACGTTGTCAAG AATGTTGCTGCTGTTACATCGACCTCAACCCGCACACCGATTTACAAGGCATATgcaaaaggagaaaatattggagatGTTACTGCTAAAGGAGAAAGTGTTGGGAACATCGCTGATCTG TTGGGCACTGGTATGAGCATTCTAATGTCCAAGAGGAATCCATCATTGGTGGCTTCATTTGCAGTCTTGTCTTGTGGATATCTGCTTAGTTCATATCAGGAG GTGAGATCTGTTGTGCTGAACACGCTAAATACGGCAAGATTCACTGTGGCAGTGGATTCCTTCATAAAGACTG GGCATGTTCCTTCATTGAAGGAAGGGAACTTAGAGGAGACAATATTTAATCCGCCTTGGAGGCATCAACCTGTGGCCATAG GATCAAGATTTGGAGAGGCATTTCAGGAACCTGCTTCATTTGTTGCTACAAGGCCTTTGTTTGAG GATGAGAGGTACATTGTTACGTATAACCCTGCAAAGGACAAGGTTTATGCTTTGCTCAAGGACCAAGCAAAGCAAGATGACATTCTCAAAGCTGCCTTCCAT GCACATGTGTTGCTGCATTTTATTAATGCGTCACATGCTAATCTGAAAGCACGGAAGCGCATGAACTCTGATCAGGGGTCATACCACTATGTGAACCCAAACCCATTGAACATGGACTTTCTAGCACACATTGAAGAATCTTGCAAGATTGTTACATCGTCGTATGGAGTATTCAAGAGGAAAGCAAGAGAACAG GGATGGATAATGTCTGACTCGCTACTGAACCCTGGCCGTGCCCGGCTGTGTGGAGTAGCACCAGTGATATAA